The following is a genomic window from Episyrphus balteatus chromosome 1, idEpiBalt1.1, whole genome shotgun sequence.
tccttttgcatacctacacacaattactcaatcccgccatccaaggaaacaaaaacaaaactaaattgcaaaaaaaaaaaacaaacaaaaacaaaaaaccaacccaaatatgTACAAGTAGGTAtatattccttattctttctttctcttctaatagatcttttgtgagtaggtTAGGTACTGAACTATTGagtaagtttttttgttgttttttttcatgaaccGTTCTCATTGAGCCAGACTGACCAGCATCAAccgtattttcttttgatagaaagaaacaaaaatcgtGCGCCAGGAAGACTCGATACTCGAGCCACAAGGTCTATTTCTAtggacagaaagaaaaaaaaatatgtgcacaACGTTCTTGAGTGGTAATCGTATCTGAGTTCTATTTTCTTTGGTGCTCTTTTACTTCAAAACGACGATTTTCTGTtagcctttccatttttttaattgacaaacaatattgcaacaccacagatcacctcatgctcatatttttattcctgATCCCAACCtaccttatgaaaaaaatattagagaaaaaaatgcatttattgttcaggttgtttttttaaatacgtccacaatccatctgcacacacacagctctatttttcttccaaaaaacccgccttaaaaaagaaacagttaaaacgggattttgcaatgcaaaaacacaacaagaatacaagaaaaaaaatcaaagacacagaaaaataacgattccaactcacgatttttttttttgatttctgtgaatattttacaaatttaacttcCCATAGAGTGAGTTTTACTTTACACTAAGGTAAAAACTAATACTGATCTCTAGGAATTTTCCTCAATAGGATCCAGTGCATGTCGACGAGTCTTGACATGAAAAGTTTAATGGAGGCGCTCAATTGCATGTGAGAATTCAAtattaaagaatttaatttttgatttcctGGATacgattaaaatttataatttttacagaAGAtgagtttttcttttggaaatggAAGATTAAGCTAAAAATTGGAGCAAGTAAGtcaatttcatattattttcttaagtcAAATTTTCTGCATGTATAGATGTATACCTATCtaccaaaattataataaaataaatgttattttcatAATTATTGAAAACATAAGTGTGTCATTATGTACGCACTTACTCCTAAATGGCTTTGAGGAGTAAGTACGTGTTACTCGAGTTAtgttttaaatgaatatttttatttatatacgtttattttattatatatatcAGCCTTACTGTAAAGTAAAATATGTACCTTTACTTctagtaatttttgtttgaaattcataCTAAAAAAGGCTTTATTGTAAAGTAAATCTGAAGCTACGAATTAACTAGAACAATAAggtaaatttgattttattggggagtcatccctattttaactttacattatagttaaaaataccagaaataaggtggtaCATACTTTATTTTCTCTCTGTGcacaaacaaaaccatacaaattgtttgaactcatgagtatactcgatcctcaatacccacgaacaaaattactcgtaaacagatcgactgttcataaacactaggctttactcgaaatgatcgaaagtgatcgaagtgttcgaacgtgatcgaaaaatcatgaacagtttgaacaatgaaaacaaccactcccacacggagaaaaaataaggtatgagCTACCtcatttctggtatatttaactttaatgtaaagtttaaatagggatgactccccaataaaatggaattcaccttacttttctagtaaatttatagcttaggattaactttacagtaaagcctttttttgtatgactttctaatagaaattactagaaagttaggtacatattttaccttactataaggctgaaaatactgatagaccagggtcgataatttttgaaaccaaaaaaaatcatagtaggatgaaacccattggaaaaggaggtgaacatgatgaaaattaaaggaaaaataaattacgggcgagccgagttcgggaagtgggtgggttgagtttttaatggtaaaaaatggtatatcttgatttccggcaaaactacaaatcctatagaaaaaagttgtatggcaaagttgtaggtaataaaaagatctacattttttgtatcaacaattttttcacataacctcaaaatgtatgtgaaaaattcaaaaaaccgagtttttggttttttatttttatctttttcaaaaataaaaatttttctacgaaatttggtgaaaacttactcTATTATGTTCcgaatacactgtaatttatttgatttaaaacattaatttgttcaccttattttgacttaataccaaaaaaacaccctaattttcaatcgaaaattcacgtgtcaaaatatcagcttttttcaaaaagtcggtgggcatttcgttcgttaaaatgtctattttctgatggtgtaaaaaaaattttacattagtatactatagaacatgttctagtaaaattcaaaaaatgaaaaaagcttgaatacgaaaaaaaatttttaacattgtttacaattttggcctatttattcaaatttacactttaattactcaaaaaacgtaagatttcatgtaacattgattaatcttacgttttttgagtaattaaagtgtaaatttgaataaataggccaaaatttgtaaacaatgtcaaaatttttttttcgaattcaagcttttttcatttttttaattttactagaacatgttctatagtatactaatgtaaaattttttttacaccatcagaaaatagacattttaacgaacgaaatgcccaccgattttttgaaaaaaactgatattttgacacgtgaattttcgattgaaaattagggtgtttttttggtattaagtcaaaataaggtgaacaaattaatgttttaaatcaaataaattacggtgtatttggaacataatagagtaagttttcaccaaatttcgtagaaaaatttttatttttgaaaaagataaaaataaaaaaccaaaaactcggtttttttaatttttcacataaattttgaggttatgtgaaaaaattgttgatacaaaagttgtagatctttttattacctacaactttgccatacattttttttctataggatttgtagttttgccggaaatcgagatataccattttttaccattaaaaactcaacccacccacttcccgaactcggctcgcccgtaatttatttttcctttcattcttatcatattcccctccttttccaatgggtttcatcctactatgatttttttgtactttttaatgtttttgaaggcatcggcactggtctatgatttttaaagtaaattgaacttctctatggaaggtatataatttagttccagattggatcaaataaagtcaatttcatttttattgatgacatttttctaaataaaattgtgtgcatttatcttacaaaaattaaaataaaaaagttgaattttgtaattattgaaaagcattactaggtaacacgtacttaatcctcaaagctatCTAGAAATAAGTaacgtatgaccctgttatgtttttcaataattacataaattacctagtttattataattttgtaaggtgcaaacaaacaattttatttaggaaaatatcatcaataaaaatggaattgactttatttgatccaatttttatctaattcttcatgaattaaTTAGATTGAATGATGTTAATCCATATggatacctatatatttttctaacacaagaaaaaaatatgctatCCGTAATTACGGAGCCAATAACAACGcctaaaagaacacaaaaagtaatgaaaacattacacttccaaaagaaaaacacaaatgagaaaataatttttttagattttatttctttattaattattccgcacccgcacacctaaaagctttgacaaaaaaaaatttccaaaacacatggaagacaaaatggcagacttttcaatgacagcaaTTAAGAGTTATTACTATGTAGGTATAggggaaaattcctagaattaggtaatattattaccttagtgtaaggtaaaacttattcacagaatagttaaatttgtaaaatatgttttactagaatcttaaagtgaaaagagtcatacacttttttggatgaaggtttattttactctacgtaaagaaaatattgctactcgtaaggtatatactactttattttgttcaccataattttcttgtaaaaattactttacggaaccaagaaatgttcaatacgtaaggtaaattttacttaaaatctagggctttttactttaatttccttactagtcatatggagtataaaatactagattcatttttctccgtgcagTTTCTACGTCCTATAGGTACCTGttgcatatgtttttttttatttaggtttttaatttttggttttagaaagggactgagtaaataaaaaagtaattagtcgttAGGTAACAATACAAATGGGGTAGTGGGGAATTCCCAGTTAATTTGTGCAGGGAGGTGCGTAGTACAAACATATCtctaaaaaatatgcaataatgcgatttgggatgattgtttttaaacaaattactattttttcggataggtatattggggaaattacaaatcagcatgaaagggttaaagggaaagttatgaatgaaatattttagttcaaaagctGATTTCTTGCGAGAACACAGAAAAGACacagaaaaataacgattccaactcacgattttttttcttttctctccatacaaaaagatcttctcgctTTGTCTGAGCGAGAGCCGCGAAAACACATGAAACAcaaagaccacgtaaaagagaatcagagaataaagaatcaaaattccaaagagaaaaaaagcattttaaattttctcaaatttttcattgaaaagagcttttttaaaagctcttcaaagtggtgattttcagtttcatatgtcagtgttttctatgaagatgagacatctgtatataattatttgtgatTATAGCTTTCACACGtgttcacagataggaaaacaagagaaaaataagagagatgtataccaattatctgaaattaaatttgcgggtgttttaggcaaggggggtacgagtcggctctctaggtattccttcctctatgaccTGAACctagcttatgaaaaaaatattagagaaaaaaatgcatttattgctcaggtttttatttttaaatacgtccacaatccatctgcacacacacagctctatttttcttccaaaaatcccgccttaaaaaagaaacagttaaagcgcgattttgcaatgcaaaaacacaacaagaatacaagaacaaatttcagagatacagaaaaataacgattccaactcaagagtcaagaccgttatgcccatgatttttttttcttttctatccatacaaaaagatcttctcgctctgtctgaggcagagccgtgaaaacacatgatactcactctcaaagaccacgtaaaagagaatcagagaataaataatcaaaattcgaaagagaaataaaagcattttaaaatttctcaaatttttcattgaaaagatcttttttaaaagctcttcaaagtggtgattttcagtttcatatatgtcatttttttctatgaagatgagatatctgtatataattatttgtggTTTAATCTTATTACACATTTTGTAAACATATAAATTCAGAACGTTTGTTCTTTGTCTGTACTATTAAACTGTGGAATGCTCTGCCAACTGATCTAAAGCGAATTCATAGCTcacttgaatttaaaaataaaatattaaaatatgtatCGGAACAGCGCCAGCATTAGTTAACTTTTCTATTGTAAATTTTATAGTTATAACTAGTTAATAATCTATTTcaattattaattttcaaattctttttttttttatatataggtatatataGCAATTAGCAACAATTCTAATGTTTTAGTTATAGTAATtaagttttatattatttcaaagTATTTAGTCAATGTAAGTACTATAAAAAACTAGGTCTTACTGTACTTGtcgaataaataaatgaaaaacatcaagaaaatttttttaaatataaatcatatcggtttctataagaactattttccttctttaaagatttgtttaaatctttgcaatatattttttactgcccgagatatcttaaaatgaagtaagtgtgtttttatcaaaaaggagatgaaaacgtgatatctgtttGATACATAAGTCAGaaaactgacgatatctcgaacaataaaaaagatatcgaaaagatttatttttaattataattaaaaaaattagttataatttttatttaaaaaaaatgtcttcacataaaaggataacctcaaaagtagttcttttacatcttctaacggtaatatttcaaaaacgggagctgataggattgTAACGACCAAGTTCTTACACATCAAGAACGCGCTACAACAAATATCAACACATTGAACACACCCAGCACTTTACCAGCTGTCATCGAGACAGACAAACCCATCCACCAAGTTGACAACTTCCTTTTCAATTCAGATCGTCAACGAGTAAAGGTTGCAGTGGGTGACTAGTTATTATTAAAGATCATTATCaaagttttattattaaagtatatttaaattaaagtaagattgtttttagttaaataaaatataaaaattcaagtttACTCTTTTAATTTAAACACTTTACATTGGTGACCCCGcgtttgaacattttttattaacatttttttcgcACACCCACTGCTAACCTCAACCATTTCTCACATCGCCGCAGCCAACACACAAAATCCAACAAAATCTACGACATCATTAGAAATTTTGTGTGGTTTTCTTCCTAAATCGTCATCTTATAGATCAGAGAGTATTGTGCAGtggttttcgatttttttttgcgcCATTTAGCGCCAGAatacttggaaaaaaaaatcctcgtTACCACGCAACACCAAATCTCTGAGATATGACATTGACGGGAGAAAACGATGGAAAATCTGGTCCTACCGTCATTCTAAATCCCGTCGATAATCAAAATCCCATCGTTAATCAAAACCCAACCGGCAATCAAATGGCCATTTCGGGACTTTCTGTAGCTGCGAGAATGCCTCAGTTTTGGCGCGACAGACCATCTCTCTGGTTTGCTCAACTGGAGACCATTCTTTCGGCATCCAGGCCGAATGACGACACAAAGTTCCAGTATGTCATTGCCAATCTCGATCGAAGGGATCTCGAACAAATTTCAGACATTCTTCTGACTCCGCCAGCTGCCAACAAATACGCGAAGGTGAAAGAAAGGCTCATCAAAGTGTATGAAGAAAATGAGGAACAACGAATGCAACGCCTCATTGAAGGCCTCGACTTGGGCGACTCACAGCCCTCACAGCTCCTTCGGCGCATTCGTGACCTCTCCGGCTCTTCAGGCACCCCAGACACGGTCATCAAAGTCATGTGGTTATCTCGTTTGCCTTCGCATGTAAGGGCGATACTCTCATCCGTCACAGCTGAGCTCAACTCCCTGGCTGAGGTGGCCGATAAAATCATGAGCCACTCTTCTTCACCTAAGTCAATTGCCGCGCTGCCACCACCAGCTTCACCAGCCTCCAGAGCTTCTGGTAGTGATAATATGAAAGGCATCCTACAGAGGTTAAGTTCGATAGAGAAGCAACTCAATCAACAAACTAAAGCTACTCAGCAGTCATCATCAAGCAGTCGTCAAAAAACAGAAGGCCGTCGTCGTACCACTACTGATGGTCACTGTTGGTTATCaaagttttattattaaagtatatttaaattaaagtaagattgtttttagttaaataaaatataaaaattcaagtttACTCTTTTAATTTAAACACTTTACATTGGTGACCCCGcgtttgaacattttttattaacatttttttcgcACACCCACTGCTAACCTCAACCATTTCTCACATCGCCGCAGCCAACACACAAAATCCAACAAAATCTACGACATCATTAGAAATTTTGTGTGGTTTTCTTCCTAAATCGTCATCTTATAGATCAGAGAGTATTGTGCAGtggttttcgatttttttttgcgcCATTTAGCGCCAGAatacttggaaaaaaaaatcctcgtTACCACGCAACACCAAATCTCTGAGATATGACATTGACGGGAGAAAACGATGGAAAATCTGGTCCTACCGTCATTCTAAATCCCGTCGATAATCAAAATCCCATCGTTAATCAAAACCCAACCGGCAATCAAATGGCCATTTCGGGACTTTCTGTAGCTGCGAGAATGCCTCAGTTTTGGCGCGACAGACCATCTCTCTGGTTTGCTCAACTGGAGACCATTCTTTCGGCATCCAGGCCGAATGACGACACAAAGTTCCAGTATGTCATTGCCAATCTCGATCGAAGGGATCTCGAACAAATTTCAGACATTCTTCTGACTCCGCCAGCTGCCAACAAATACGCGAAGGTGAAAGAAAGGCTCATCAAAGTGTATGAAGAAAATGAGGAACAACGAATGCAACGCCTCATTGAAGGCCTCGACTTGGGCGACTCACAGCCCTCACAGCTCCTTCGGCGCATTCGTGACCTCTCCGGCTCTTCAGGCACCCCAGACACGGTCATCAAAGTCATGTGGTTATCTCGTTTGCCTTCGCATGTAAGGGCGATACTCTCATCCGTCACAGCTGAGCTCAACTCCCTGGCTGAGGTGGCCGATAAAATCATGAGCCACTCTTCTTCACCTAAGTCAATTGCCGCGCTGCCACCACCAGCTTCACCAGCCTCCAGAGCTTCTGGTAGTGATAATATGAAAGGCATCCTACAGAGGTTAAGTTCGATAGAGAAGCAACTCAATCAACAAACTAAAGCTACTCAGCAGTCATCATCAAGCAGTCGTCAAAAAACAGAAGGCCGTCGTCGTACCACTACTGATGGTCACTGTTGGTTTCATAGACGATACGGCTCAAAAGCGCAAAAGTGCACATCGCCATGCACATTCAAGCAGGGAAACGCCCACCAGCAACTTTAAGTGAGGCTTCTACAGTTGCTGGTAAGTCAAATCGCCTCTTTATTCACGACAAAATTTCTGGCCACCGTTTTCTTGTAGATAGCGGAGCTTCCATCTCAACTTTATCCGTTAAAAGCACAGCAAGGTTACAACCAGATCCGACCACGCTGCGAGCTGTCAATGGCACCAAAATATGCACTTATGGTACAACAACGCTTGCCTTGGACTTTGGTATGGGACGCACTTTTCGTTGGACCTTCACTCGTGCCGCAATCCCTCATTCAATCTTGGGAGCGGATTTCTTGAGTTTCTTCCACCTACTCATTGATATACGAGGCCGCCAACTTGTCGAGCATGGCTCCAACTGCAGCACTTCAAGTCTCCTCACGTCAtctgatgaaatttcattaaatGCCATCAACCACAATGACGTCTACACGAATCTACTTCAGCGCTATCCAGCCATCACTTTTCCACTCAGTGCACTGCGAACACCACAGCATTCAGTGCGTCATCACCTGGAAACTTCTGGTGCACCGGTTTACTGTCGTGCAAGGCCAATTCCACCGAAATACTACATGCTGGCTAAAGCGGAGTTCCAACGTATGGTGAGTGAGGGCATTTGTCGATCTTCAAGAAGTCCTTGGGCAAGTCCCCTTCACATCGTTACAAAGAAGGATGGCACAATTCGTCCCTGCGGCGACTACAGGCGCCTCAATGCCGTCACACTCCCCGACAGGTATCCTCTGCCACGCATTACGGATTTTCAACTGATACTACCAAGTAAATCAATTTTTACTCGCCTTGACCTGGCTCGTGCGTATCACCAAATCCCCATGGCACCAGAGGATATACTGAAAACTGCAATTATAACCCCTTTTGGGTTATACGAGTTCGAGCGGATGACTTTCGGGCTACGCAACGCCGCCCAAACCCAACAGCGTTTCGTCGACTCTATATTCCGTGACTTGGATTTTGTCTTCACCTTTATAGACGACATGCTCATAGCGTCAAACTCCGAAGAAGAACACCTGAAACATcttgaggttattttcaaacGACTCGACCAGAATGGAATCACGCTTAATAGAGAAAAGTGCGAATTTGGTAAGCGAACAATTACATTTCTTGGGTATCAAGTCGATGAGACGGGAATCCGACCACCACAGGACTTCGTCAAATCGATGGCAGAATTTCCGAAGCCAAAAACAATTACAGAGCTCCGTCGCTTTCTCGGCGCACTCAACTTCTTCCGGCTAAGCATGCCACACGCTGCGTCAGACCAAGCACCACTCTGTAAAATGCTTCATGGttcaaagaaaaaagataataCACCACTAAATTGGACACCAGTTTCTGAAACAGCTTTTCTCCGCTGCCGCCAAGCTTTAACAGATGTCACCTCATTGGCCCATCCACTCCCAGACTCCGAGTTACGCCTCATGACCGACGCTTCAAACACAGCTGCTGGAGCAGTTCTCCTCCAAGTCGTCGACGGGAAATCTAAGCCCCTTGGATTCTTTTCCAAGGCTTTTACGGCGAGGCAACAGAAGTCTAGCACTTTCGATCGTGAGTTGTTGGCAATTAAATTGGCAATCGAGTACTTCCGACGTTTCATCGAGGGGCGGTCTTGTGCTATATTCACCGACCACAAGCCACTGACTTTCGCCATTCGCAACCCTCCATCAACATCAGAAACACCACAGCGACAACGATACCTGGATTATATCTCGCAATTCTCCACCGACATTCGCCATGTCAGTGGATCAGACAACGCTGCAGCAGATGCTCTCTCCCGTATTGCAGCTATTGACAATCCAATAACTATGGATTACGATGCGATAGCCAAAGCACAAAAGACAGACGCCGAACTAGAAAAGTTGAAATCGGTAAGTCACAAACTAATTTTCACTAACTTTGTTCTTCCTGGTACTGACACAGAAGTAATCTGCGAAACAAAATCCGGAAGAGCTCGACCTTTTATACCTGCAGCATTCAGGCGAACCGCATTCGACACAGTGCACAACCTCAGCCATCCAGGTATAAGAGCCTCTCGCAAAACAGTTGCCCTTCGTTTTTTCTGGCCATCTATGAACGTGGACATCGGAAAGTGGGCACGGAGCTGCCATGACTGTCAGAAGAGTAAAGTTTACAGGCATACCAATCCACCAATGGGATCGTTTGCAGCAGCAGAGAGGTTCGAACATGTCCACATCGACATCGTTGGCCCATTACCAACCTGCAAGGGGTACAGCTACCTACTTACCTGCATCGATAGGGCAACACGTTGGCCCGAAGCCTCCCCGATTGCTGACATTACTGCGACTACCGTGGCCGATGCATTTCTTTTCAACTGGGTGGCACGTTTCGGTTGTCCTCTGCGTCTGACGACAGATCAGGGCCGCCAATTTGAATCTGCATTGTTTCATCGCTTTTCCCAAATTCTCGGCTGTGAGCGCATCCACACAACGGCTTACCATCCCCAGGCTAACGGAGTGGTCGAGCGTTGGCATCGCTCACTAAAAGCAGCACTTACCGCAAATAGCAACGACAATTGGGTGACTGCGATACCTGCCGTGCTCCTCGGACTTCGCTCAATGGTAAACGAATCAGGAACTACACCAGCACAGCTCATGTTCGGCACTGAATTACGACTTCCAGGAGATTTCTTTGAAGCAACCAAGACTTCCACAGAACCAGTTACTTTCGTACAAGACTTGAGAGAGACTTTTCATCGGCTTACGCCAACGTACTCCAGCCACACCCATAAGCCAATTTTCATACCAAGAGAATTAAAAACTTCTTCACATGTTTACATTCGCAACGATCATGTACAGCGGCCATTGCAACCCGCTTACTCTGGACCCTATGCAGTTCTCGAGCGAAAGCCACATGCTTTCAAGATTGCCATGCCAAACAAACAAGTTTTCGTTTCTATTCAGCGACTCAAACCAGCCTACAAAATAGCTAGCTTTGAAGACAACCCAGCTCCGTTTACTGAGACATCGACATCCAAGGCAGTATCACAGCCCTCGGAAGCTTCACGGATAACAACTAAGTATGGAAGGACAATCAAACCACCATTGCGTTTTGATTCCACCAAGGGGGGAGTCCTGTAACGACCAAGTTCTTACACATCAAGAACGCGCTACAACAAATATCAACACATTGAACACACCCAGCACTTTACCAGCTGTCATCGAGACAGACAAACCCATCCACCAAGTTGACAACTTCCTTTTCAATTCAGATCGTCAACGAGTAAAGGTTGCAGTGGGTGACTAGTTATTATTAAAGATCATTATCaaagttttattattaaagtatatttaaattaaagtaagattgtttttagttaaataaaatataaaaattcaagtttACTCTTTTAATTTAAACACTTTACAGGATATTTTTGACTccagattcgaattcagcacaccgaaaacctataaaaaaaagtacctagtgtcggcaccaaaaaccttgtacaCCTGTGTAATGAATAAAAGACAATAAACGCGATTTTTTGGATTTGGTCCTTTCTCTGAAACCTTGTATCTTCTAAACGACGAcaagtaataaaaaacacaccttaacCGTTTTTCTTACAAACATTATGGccgataaaaaaaatctaaaatattattgaaaaaccGCGTTTTAAAAGAGTTAAGTGcgaaaaaccatatttttggatttttgcccaaattaattttttttttattttagctctgagaaataaaaactgaaaatttttttcatagaaattttttcaatCGGACTCACCGTTTAGGAGTAATACGCAGAATAATGCATTTCGTTCTATGGGGAGACCTTCTTGGGAAATCAAGGTTTTTAAATTGGTGTTGGTTTTGCCTTCAAAGACTACAGAATCTGGTAAATCACAGCTTTagttgaaaaacaaacaaaaattgcgaAATATGATTTTGTAGGACTCTAACCTCTTACGTTGTTTGAAGTGGGTTTTAATGGGGCTGCAGAAATCAACACCGCAGTGATAAAAAGGTCTCGATACATTCACCCTTTCTGCAGGCATATTTCATATCGATTGGTTGATGAAGCTTGGCTATCATGCGTGTAGGAAGGGGGGGTCCTGGGTGGgccaggcccaccctagaaaatcaATGGCCTACCCTAGAAAAACCGATAGTTCTACTTAACTTTTAGTCGGGTATTAGCTcccactaacattttttttaaatatcgcttgctgagaattatagggctgtatgtatgttttataatttaattaattttttaattaaaattaattttttaattaaaattaattttttaattaaatttaattttttacaaaactaagatttttggacgtcaaatatcttttaaacggttagataaaggAAAATGGTGtctaaggccttttttgtagagcgttcaatttcctacaagaatatgtaaagaaacctgctaaaaagccgatttataataacatgattttttttagtagaaggataatataaaaaatggaaaattgcgaagcgaaggacctttccattaatacaaagatttcatatttggtgagtatattctagagatgtctggcaatctatcggagtataaaatcaaaaaaaaattcgatttttgtgAACCAGCCTTGTGTTTATGTAAGTTATCACAGTATAAGTTGTCGTCGCTAACAACACGCGCGACACAACTTAGCTGACACAACATGTTGTCGACCCCAGTCAACACGAG
Proteins encoded in this region:
- the LOC129908505 gene encoding uncharacterized protein LOC129908505 codes for the protein MTLTGENDGKSGPTVILNPVDNQNPIVNQNPTGNQMAISGLSVAARMPQFWRDRPSLWFAQLETILSASRPNDDTKFQYVIANLDRRDLEQISDILLTPPAANKYAKVKERLIKVYEENEEQRMQRLIEGLDLGDSQPSQLLRRIRDLSGSSGTPDTVIKVMWLSRLPSHVRAILSSVTAELNSLAEVADKIMSHSSSPKSIAALPPPASPASRASGSDNMKGILQRLSSIEKQLNQQTKATQQSSSSSRQKTEGRRRTTTDGHCWLSKFYY